A genomic window from Thunnus maccoyii chromosome 2, fThuMac1.1, whole genome shotgun sequence includes:
- the pcm1 gene encoding pericentriolar material 1 protein isoform X1, whose amino-acid sequence MATGGTPFDDSAEELHNWTVTNGSLEDRLNNMDWGVQQKKANRSSEKNKKKLSAAVVESRLTNDISPESTPGAGRRRARTPHSFPHIKYTTQMSVPDQAELDKLRQRINFTDLDERSIGSDSQGRVTAANNQRQLAGENKKPYNFLPLHVNTNKSKELLPPSSSAPATPAIAKETKKQSPGFRDTLTPVVPTKESSRLSRGGIERGPSAHREYGRGDPRIDSSQVVSKLVQIREYISKASSMRDDLVEKNDVPANVERLSHLIDHLKEQEKSYLRFLQKMLARDTEEDDVGTLDSAVGSGSLAESTSLNIEVRSSDTSNATGGRPETVRADQKEELENLRKQHELLKKMLEQQEQLRALQGRQEALMAMQHSAEQALAVIEDTVVTETTGSVSGLSITSELNDELNDLIQRFHNQLHDSQTKAVPDNRRQAESLSLSREVCWSRAPQAVGPPPHRPLLHSASGPHSGLDTGATAASAKLTKLQELQDKKQTMDKILQELHSLRDQTLNNNSCRGLSTQCSLSMGGSSDCPSALCSNGASASTSFHPSLTQHQDSSNSTDKLRKLKEVHKRLNELRELVQYYEQTSDMMVDAVNENVKEDDDEEEEEDETEDGSMFEAMFDSEQENRQPVTNIRNPQRSGNWTDLNSLTNGRSVRSSATNNRDGRLNTECEINNRSAANLRSLNIPSAIECQYNRDTPYNQVKDDDEDEDGLNNDQGAQAVAPDSEASGSSRRSSLGNEAGFAQKVHRQTAKQKLRQLQELVAMVQSDDTDGTTANEDEALHQQPNNTRATVAGPLGTGSKQNPRDLTLSSKAREKLYEEKLRQQKQELKQLHEERQRLMEIQGKIQDLQWACPDLQSSVSSTVSQQGLLRKVPVAASTPATVQVSSSSGHKTNSPVLKPTAPEAATSSVTDNEQLWSEMRRHQILREELRQRRKHLESLMAEHQRRSGLCDRLEDQEGLATPSQSVSRDERTMATWGSTPCHLDDVDDEDDDDEEEYRSEMGAEEEDEQDDCAESSSDDDIHIYSSSRNQRPYSNRKNQACNLKPPPAFSCESSGHPSPHTKAKTKQQQQQQSRSLNQSVSQHGGTRRQENLRWASELSFTEGSCHWQEQVSQLQRQLDFSTSMCQTLLQDQQTLSYMLQTLLTGQYSVLPNNVSSPQVHLVMHQLNQCYTQLAWQQNNVQRLKQVLNELLRQQQQQQQQQQQQQQQQPSSSTAGWQTQNQGSSQESSSCPSVSPGVFLPFSSTLHPPTNNMSTAALSPFAPSFNLFPLFPTAMGEFPQGAAAQATPDHQKQHLDPNASIKTEYMSFPPPLQRSPLNSATDRGTAGWLNTSYTNNTVLHHLSKTEEESPTSSPTLARRRSRPQDFDQASQESFSSMPDPVDPTTITKTFKAGRKASAQANLASRSKTPSKSRRRRSKGHNKNSEGHESDSVSSTADFVQERAAPPRQKDQNQSLLDKLTQEKLDSKTKLGNKRNDLSSAYAWRTPFLSNRIACTEAPDASSDFSLFEALRETIYSEVATLISQNESRPHFLIELFHELQLLNTDYLRQRALYSLQDIVTRHLAEKSAAEDQLPPLGPVAWAAGSQSELTPSESLATSDAEVVEKNLRLTQDTMKKRDDAESVGNESTVSTSSNLDPFAKDDLGNTVIHLDKALARIREYERMKLKVEFNPCNASTAGAGGSEVSNAEHPSANAAEPVEAGAAGDVRCPQIDTQQLDRQIKDIMTEVIPFLKENMDEVCSLQLLTSVRRMVLTLTQQNDESKEFVRFFHRQLGGILQESLSKFVGRTLKDCGEDLLVEISEILFNELAFFRLMQDLDNSSSVSLAAKHKNKKKAEQSSKAKHSLKENLKAGGDESISPAYSDEDKDQDEAEQDGDSAFQEIYLQTETKNRRSSDASEAEEEDEDEGDGQGIPLSISLSKAETQALTNYGSGEDENEEEEMEEFEAGPVDVQTSLQATADGQVEQEVTSTNEIQETQSEQRSEKDDAETNNKSTGIVDSTEEEHATVEDQVPEKESKVAASEESTEASQNFTKESNTTSSPDTDSPVMINVDEVGSGNTSQKSDEEDFVKVDDLPLQLTVMCEEELQKRIVEEQQNNNLSVEILNGNTESLTGLVGNAQALKEPENVGAQSV is encoded by the exons ATGGCAACTGGAGGCACTCCTTTTGATGACAGTGCAGAAGAGCTGCACAACTGGACTGTAACAAATGGCAGTCTGGAAGATAGACTCAATAACATG GACTGGGGTGTGCAGCAGAAGAAAGCCAACCGATcctcagagaaaaacaagaagaaactgTCAGCTGCGGTGGTGGAGAGCCGCCTGACTAATGATATTTCTCCAGAGTCAACCCCTGGGGCTGGTCGCAGGAGGGCCCGCACTCCTCATTCCTTTCCTCACATCAAATACACCACCCAGATGTCTGTCCCAGACCAGGCTGAATTGGACAAGCTGCGTCAGAGGATCAATTTCACAGACCTGGATGAG AGGAGCATCGGCAGTGACTCCCAGGGGCGTGTCACAGCTGCCAACAACCAGCGCCAGTTAGCTGGAGAGAACAAGAAGCCCTACAACTTCCTACCTCTTCATGTAAATACTAACAAAAGCAAGGAGctgctccctccctcctcctctgccccaGCCACCCCAGCTATTGCCAAGGAAACTAAGAAACAGAGCCCAGGATTCAGGGATACATTAACCCCTGTAGTTCCTACCAAGGAATCGTCAAGGCTCAGCCGTGGTGGCATTGAGAGAGGGCCCTCGGCGCACAGAGAATATGGGAGAGGAGATCCCAGAATAGACAGCAGCCAG GTGGTGAGCAAACTAGTACAGATCCGGGAGTACATCAGTAAGGCGAGCTCCATGCGGGATGACCTGGTGGAGAAGAATGACGTGCCGGCAAACGTGGAGCGCCTCTCCCATCTCATCGACCACCTCAAAGAGCAGGAGAAGTCCTATTTACGGTTCCTGCAGAAAATGCTG GCACGGGATACCGAGGAGGATGATGTGGGGACCCTGGACTCTGCAGTGGGCTCAGGTTCATTGGCAGAGAGCACTTCTCTTAACATTGAGGTGCGCTCTTCAGATACCTCCAATGCAACG GGCGGCAGGCCAGAAACTGTGAGAGCTGACCAGAAGGAAGAGCTGGAGAACCTGCGTAAGCAGCACGAGCTACTGAAGAAGATGCTGGAGCAGCAGGAACAGCTCAGGGCCCTGCAGGGCCGACAGGAAGCACTGATGGCCATGCAGCACAGTGCAGAACAGGCACTTGCTGTGATTGAGGACACtg TTGTCACAGAAACCACAGGCAGTGTGTCAGGCCTGAGCATTACATCAGAGCTGAATGATGAATTGAACGATTTGATCCAGCGGTTCCACAACCAGCTACATGACTCTCAG ACTAAGGCAGTGCCAGACAACCGTCGTCAGGCAGAGAGCCTTTCCCTCTCCAGAGAAGTGTGTTGGTCCAGGGCTCCCCAGGCTGTTGGTCCACCTCCACACAGGCCCCTTCTTCACTCTGCATCTGGTCCCCACTCTGGCCTAGACACTGGGGCAACAGCTGCCAGTGCCAAACTCACAAAGCTCCAAGAACTCCAAGACAAGAAGCAAACTATGGACAAGATCCTGCAGGAGCTACATTCACTCAGAGACCAGACACTCAACAATAACTCTT GTCGTGGCTTGTCAACACAGTGCAGTCTGAGTATGGGAGGATCCTCAGATTGTCCATCTGCTCTCTGCTCTAATGGGGCCTCAGCCTCTACTTCCTTTCATCCCTCTCTCACACAACACCAGGACAGTTCCAACTCCACAGACAAGCTCAg GAAGCTAAAGGAGGTTCACAAGCGTCTGAATGAGCTGCGTGAGTTGGTTCAGTACTATGAGCAGACTTCTGATATGATGGTGGATGCAGTCAATGAAAATGTGAAGGAGGATgacgatgaggaggaggaggaggatgagacaGAGGACGGCTCTATGTTTGAGGCCATGTTTGACTCTGAGCAGGAGAATCGCCAGCCTGTAACTAACATCAG AAACCCACAGCGCAGTGGAAACTGGACAGACTTGAACAGCCTGACCAATGGGCGCAGTGTCAGGAGTAGTGCCACTAATAACCGGGATGGCAGACTCAACACTGAGTGTGAGATCAACAACCGGTCAGCAGCCAACCTCCGCAGCCTTAACATCCCCTCAGCCATAG AGTGCCAGTATAATAGGGACACCCCCTATAATCAGgtgaaggatgatgatgaggatgaggacgGTCTGAATAATGATCAAGGGGCACAGGCTGTAGCTCCAGACAGCGAGGCTTCGGGGTCTAGCCGGAGAAGCAGCCTTGGGAATGAAGCAGGTTTTGCCCAGAAGGTTCATCGGCAGACAGCGAAGCAGAAACTACGGCAGCTGCAGGAGCTGGTGGCCATGGTTCAG aGTGACGACACAGATGGCACAACAGCAAATGAGGACGAAGCTTTACACCAACAGCCAAATAATACTAGAGCTACCGTGGCAGGGCCACTGGGGACTGGATCTAAACAGAATCCCAGAGACCTCACACTCTCTAGCAAGGCTAG GGAGAAGCTGTATGAAGAGAAGCTGCGTCAGCAGAAACAGGAGCTGAAGCAACTCCATGAAGAACGCCAGAGACTCATGGAAATCCAGGGCAAGATCCAGGACCTGCAGTGGGCTTGCCCTGACCTGCAg TCATCTGTGTCGAGCACAGTGAGTCAGCAGGGTTTGCTAAGGAAGGTTCCAGTTGCAGCTTCCACTCCGGCTACCGTCCAGGTGTCTTCTTCCTCTGGACACAAAACCAATTCACCTGTGCTCAAACCCACTGCTCCAGAAGCAGCTACTTCTTCAGTCACTGACAACGAG CAGCTTTGGTCAGAGATGCGTCGCCACCAGATCCTGCGGGAAGAACTGCGTCAGCGCAGAAAGCACTTAGAGTCCTTGATGGCTGAACACCAGAGGCGTAGTGGTCTCTGTGACAGGCTTGAAGACCAAGAGGGACTTGCTACACCCTCACAGTCTGTCAGTAGGGATGAAAG GACAATGGCTACTTGGGGTTCCACTCCCTGCCACCTTGATGACGTTGATGACGAGGACGATGACGATGAGGAAGAATATCGCTCAGAAATGggtgcagaggaggaagatgaacaGGACGACTGTGCAGAGAGCAGCTCTGACGATGACATCCACATCTACTCATCCAGCAGGAACCAGCGGCCCTACAGTAACAGGAAGAATCAAGCATG CAACCTGAAGCCTCCACCAGCCTTCTCATGTGAGAGTAGTGGGCATCCCTCTCCTCATACTAAGGCGAAgaccaaacagcagcagcagcagcagtccagAAGTTTGAACCAGTCCGTGAGCCAACATGGAGGTACAAGGCGGCAAGAGAACCTGCGCTGGGCTTCTGAGCTCTCCTTCACTGAGGGTTCATGCCACTGGCAGGAGCAGGTCAGCCAGCTGCAGAGACAGCTGGACTTCAGCACCAGCATGTGTCAGACACTCCTGCAGGACCAGCAG ACGCTGTCTTATATGTTGCAAACCCTGCTGACGGGTCAGTACAGTGTGTTACCCAACAATGTGTCGTCACCACAGGTCCACCTGGTCATGCACCAGCTCAACCAGTGTTACACCCAGCTGGCTTGGCAGCAAAACAACGTACAAAG ACTAAAACAGGTCCTGAATGAGCTCCTccgccagcagcagcagcagcaacagcagcagcagcagcagcagcagcagcagccttcaTCTTCAACAGCAGGTTGGCAGACACAGAACCAGGGCTCATCCCAGGAATCCAGCTCCTGTCCCTCAGTCTCTCCTGGTGTCttcctccccttctcctctACTCTGCATCCTCCAACCAACAACATGTCAACTGCTGCCTTATCCCCGTTCGCTCCCA GCTTTAACTTATTTCCACTCTTCCCTACTGCCATGGGCGAGTTCCCTCAGGGCGCGGCAGCTCAGGCTACCCCTGACCACCAGAAGCAGCATTTAGACCCAAACGCTTCTATCAAAACAGAGTACATGAGTTTCCCTCCTCCACTGCAGCGCTCTCCTCTTAACTCAGCTACAGACAGAGG AACAGCTGGCTGGCTCAACACCTCCTACACAAACAACACCGTCCTGCATCACCTGTCTAAAACAGAGGAAGAGTCTCCGACTTCCTCCCCCACCCTGGCCCGCCGCCGCTCACGACCTCAAGACTTTGACCAGGCCTCACAAGAAAGCTTCAGCAGCATGCCTGATCCTGTTGATCCCACCACCATCACAAAGACTTTCAAGGCTGGACGCAAGGCCTCCGCTCAAGCCAACCTGGCCTCCCGAAGCAAGACACCAAGCAAGAGTCGCCGCAGGAGGAGCAAAGGGCACAACAAGAACAGTGAAG GCCATGAGAGCGACAGTGTTAGCAGCACTGCAGACTTTGTCCAGGAGAGGGCAGCCCCGCCTCGTCAGAAGGATCAGAATCAGAGTCTGTTGGACAAGTTGACTCAAGAGAAACTAGACAGCAAAACTAAGCTTGGGAACAAACGAAATGATCTCTCCTCTG CCTATGCTTGGAGAACACCCTTCCTCTCTAACAGAATTGCATGCACAGAAGCACCAG ATGCAAGCAGCGACTTCTCTCTGTTTGAGGCGCTGAGGGAAACCATTTACTCTGAGGTGGCGACTTTGATCTCCCAGAATGAGTCCCGACCCCACTTTCTCATCGAGCTCTTCCATGAGCTGCAGCTGCTCAATACAGACTACTTACGCCAGAGAGCGCTGTATTCCCTACAG GACATAGTGACCAGGCATCTGGCAGAGAAGAGTGCAGCTGAGGACCAGTTGCCTCCGCTTGGCCCTGTGGCGTGGGCTGCAGGCTCTCAGTCTGAGCTCACACCCAGTGAGAGTCTGGCTACCAGTGATGCA gaggtggtggagaagAACTTGAGGCTCACACAGGACACAATGAAGAAGAGGGATGATGCAGAATCTGTGGGCAATGAAAGCACCGTGTCGACCTCCTCCAACCTGGATCCGTTCGCTAAGGATGATCTCG GCAACACGGTGATTCATTTAGACAAAGCTCTGGCCAGGATTAGGGAGTATGAGCGCATGAAGCTTAAAGTTGAGTTTAACCCCTGCAACGCCAGCACTGCAGGTGCAGGTGGCTCTGAAGTCTCAAATGCTGAACATCCTTCTGCTAACGCTGCTGAACCAGTGGAAG CAGGTGCGGCCGGTGATGTGCGCTGCCCTCAGATTGACACCCAGCAGTTGGATCGTCAGATCAAAGATATCATGACAGAAGTCATTCCCTTCCTTAAG GAGAACATGGACGAGGTGTGTTCCCTCCAGCTGCTGACATCTGTGCGGCGCATGGTCCTCACTCTCACCCAGCAGAATGACGAGAGCAAGGAGTTTGTCCGCTTCTTTCACAGACAGCTGGGAGGCATACTGCAG GAATCTCTCAGTAAATTTGTGGGCCGTACTCTGAAGGACTGTGGGGAAGACCTCCTGGTGGAGATCTCGGAGATCCTCTTCAATGAATTGGCTTTTTTTAGGCTTATGCAAGACTTGGACAATAGCAGCAGTGTCTCTTTGGCAgccaaacacaaaaacaagaagaaggCTGAGCAATCTAGTAAAGCCAAACACAGTCTAAAG GAAAATCTAAAAGCCGGGGGCGATGAATCAATTTCTCCAGCCTACTCAGATGAAGACAAG GACCAAGACGAGGCCGAGCAGGACGGTGATTCTGCTTTCCAGGAGATTTACCTGCAGACAGAGACGAAGAACCGCAGGAGCAGTGATGCTTCAGAggctgaagaggaagatgaggatgaaggGGATGGACAGGGAATCCCTCTGTCGATCA GCCTTTCCAAAGCAGAGACTCAAGCCCTGACAAACTACGGCAGTGGGGAGGATGAAAacgaggaggaagagatggaggagtTTGAGGCTGGACCTGTAGATGTCCAAACCTCCTTACAGGCTACTGCTGACGGACAGGTGGAGCAGGAG GTGACATCAACAAATGAAATCCAGGAGACTCAAAGTGAACAGAGGTCTGAGAAAGATGATG CGGAGACCAACAACAAGTCAACTGGGATTGTGGAttccacagaagaagaacatgcAACGGTGGAGGACCAGGTCCCCGAGAAGGAGAGTAAAGTTGCTGCCTCAGAGGAAAGCACTGAAGCCTCTCAGAACTTCACCAAGGAGTCAAACACCACTAGCAGCCCTGACACGGACTCTCCCGTCATGATCAATGTAGAT GAGGTGGGCTCAGGTAACACCAGCCAGAAGTCCGATGAGGAAGACTTTGTCAAGGTGGACGACTTGCCGTTGCAGCTTACAGTCATGTGTGAG gaggaactacagaagagaattgtggaggagcagcagaatAACAACCTGTCTGTTGAAATCCTCAATGGGAACACTGAATCGCTGACTGGGCTGGTTGGAAATGCGCAGGCACTGAAGGAACCAG aaaatgttGGTGCCCAGAGTGTGTGA